A single window of Osmia bicornis bicornis chromosome 14, iOsmBic2.1, whole genome shotgun sequence DNA harbors:
- the LOC114875912 gene encoding uncharacterized protein LOC114875912 isoform X1, protein MSEKRISLGINVSILVILTIFGVLLSLPLRLLLNTNYGRNQTICENNTIEATENLTSIEPIVPLDHRRLKRCPKLPYEDRLKSVFRCDYDGNCTYVSLAKDDLKEINKQKTIEEGEITSKVSKEVIDENLSDNTEESVKDHRMKSVPVAGHILVTMLLISAIAALVEVLRIRFARDKDSSKAGSASSRKTSTVELPVQRRFIPRQPIRSQRSFEIQGMHRSALRLLGAKPPPLIRRSSFPTQPSKQNSASFSGTPNNWISRRQSAESDEEIGLLISALHHRTRLIRRH, encoded by the exons ATGTCAGAGAAACGCATTTCATTGGGCATCAACGTCAGCATCCTTGTGATTCTAACGATATTCGGAGTGCTACTGTCTTTGCCACTGCGATTGTTGTTGAACACCAACTACGGTAGAAATCAGACTATCTGTGAGAATAATACGATAGAGGCAACGGAAAATTTAACGAGTATCGAGCCAATAGTTCCATTGGATCATCGAAGATTGAAACGTTGCCCGAAATTGCCGTACGAGGATCGTTTGAAGTCGGTTTTTCGTTGCGATTACGATGGAAACTGTACCTACGTTTCTCTCGCGAAGGATGATTTAAAGGAAATTAATAAACAGAAGACGATCGAGGAAGGCGAGATAACTTCGAAGGTCTCGAAGGAGGTTATCGATGAAAATTTATCGGATAACACGGAGGAAAGTGTGAAAGATCATCGAATGAAATCGGTCCCGGTTGCTGGACACATTCTCGTGACGATGCTTCTAATTTCAGCGATCGCTGCTCTCGTTGAAGTGCTCAGAATACGTTTCGCTAGAGACAAG GACTCGTCTAAGGCAGGTAGTGCCAGCTCAAGGAAAACGTCCACGGTCGAGCTTCCCGTTCAGAGGCGGTTCATTCCAAGGCAACCAATAAGGAGTCAGAGGTCATTCGAAATACAAGGCATGCATCGATCCGCTTTACGCCTATTAG GTGCGAAACCACCGCCACTTATTCGTCGCTCGTCCTTCCCAACGCAACCCTCTAAGCAAAATTCTGCCTCGTTTAGTGGCACCCCGAACAATTGGATATCACGTCGGCAATCGGCCGAATCCGACGAAGAGATCGGACTTCTTATTAGTGCACTTCATCATCGTACACGTCTGATTCGACGGCATTAA
- the LOC114875912 gene encoding uncharacterized protein LOC114875912 isoform X2 — MSEKRISLGINVSILVILTIFGVLLSLPLRLLLNTNYGRNQTICENNTIEATENLTSIEPIVPLDHRRLKRCPKLPYEDRLKSVFRCDYDGNCTYVSLAKDDLKEINKQKTIEEGEITSKVSKEVIDENLSDNTEESVKDHRMKSVPVAGHILVTMLLISAIAALVEVLRIRFARDKAGSASSRKTSTVELPVQRRFIPRQPIRSQRSFEIQGMHRSALRLLGAKPPPLIRRSSFPTQPSKQNSASFSGTPNNWISRRQSAESDEEIGLLISALHHRTRLIRRH, encoded by the exons ATGTCAGAGAAACGCATTTCATTGGGCATCAACGTCAGCATCCTTGTGATTCTAACGATATTCGGAGTGCTACTGTCTTTGCCACTGCGATTGTTGTTGAACACCAACTACGGTAGAAATCAGACTATCTGTGAGAATAATACGATAGAGGCAACGGAAAATTTAACGAGTATCGAGCCAATAGTTCCATTGGATCATCGAAGATTGAAACGTTGCCCGAAATTGCCGTACGAGGATCGTTTGAAGTCGGTTTTTCGTTGCGATTACGATGGAAACTGTACCTACGTTTCTCTCGCGAAGGATGATTTAAAGGAAATTAATAAACAGAAGACGATCGAGGAAGGCGAGATAACTTCGAAGGTCTCGAAGGAGGTTATCGATGAAAATTTATCGGATAACACGGAGGAAAGTGTGAAAGATCATCGAATGAAATCGGTCCCGGTTGCTGGACACATTCTCGTGACGATGCTTCTAATTTCAGCGATCGCTGCTCTCGTTGAAGTGCTCAGAATACGTTTCGCTAGAGACAAG GCAGGTAGTGCCAGCTCAAGGAAAACGTCCACGGTCGAGCTTCCCGTTCAGAGGCGGTTCATTCCAAGGCAACCAATAAGGAGTCAGAGGTCATTCGAAATACAAGGCATGCATCGATCCGCTTTACGCCTATTAG GTGCGAAACCACCGCCACTTATTCGTCGCTCGTCCTTCCCAACGCAACCCTCTAAGCAAAATTCTGCCTCGTTTAGTGGCACCCCGAACAATTGGATATCACGTCGGCAATCGGCCGAATCCGACGAAGAGATCGGACTTCTTATTAGTGCACTTCATCATCGTACACGTCTGATTCGACGGCATTAA
- the LOC114875912 gene encoding uncharacterized protein LOC114875912 isoform X3, which yields MSEKRISLGINVSILVILTIFGVLLSLPLRLLLNTNYGRNQTICENNTIEATENLTSIEPIVPLDHRRLKRCPKLPYEDRLKSVFRCDYDGNCTYVSLAKDDLKEINKQKTIEEGEITSKVSKEVIDENLSDNTEESVKDHRMKSVPVAGHILVTMLLISAIAALVEVLRIRFARDKDSSKAGSASSRKTSTVELPVQRRFIPRQPIRSQRSFEIQGAKPPPLIRRSSFPTQPSKQNSASFSGTPNNWISRRQSAESDEEIGLLISALHHRTRLIRRH from the exons ATGTCAGAGAAACGCATTTCATTGGGCATCAACGTCAGCATCCTTGTGATTCTAACGATATTCGGAGTGCTACTGTCTTTGCCACTGCGATTGTTGTTGAACACCAACTACGGTAGAAATCAGACTATCTGTGAGAATAATACGATAGAGGCAACGGAAAATTTAACGAGTATCGAGCCAATAGTTCCATTGGATCATCGAAGATTGAAACGTTGCCCGAAATTGCCGTACGAGGATCGTTTGAAGTCGGTTTTTCGTTGCGATTACGATGGAAACTGTACCTACGTTTCTCTCGCGAAGGATGATTTAAAGGAAATTAATAAACAGAAGACGATCGAGGAAGGCGAGATAACTTCGAAGGTCTCGAAGGAGGTTATCGATGAAAATTTATCGGATAACACGGAGGAAAGTGTGAAAGATCATCGAATGAAATCGGTCCCGGTTGCTGGACACATTCTCGTGACGATGCTTCTAATTTCAGCGATCGCTGCTCTCGTTGAAGTGCTCAGAATACGTTTCGCTAGAGACAAG GACTCGTCTAAGGCAGGTAGTGCCAGCTCAAGGAAAACGTCCACGGTCGAGCTTCCCGTTCAGAGGCGGTTCATTCCAAGGCAACCAATAAGGAGTCAGAGGTCATTCGAAATACAAG GTGCGAAACCACCGCCACTTATTCGTCGCTCGTCCTTCCCAACGCAACCCTCTAAGCAAAATTCTGCCTCGTTTAGTGGCACCCCGAACAATTGGATATCACGTCGGCAATCGGCCGAATCCGACGAAGAGATCGGACTTCTTATTAGTGCACTTCATCATCGTACACGTCTGATTCGACGGCATTAA
- the LOC114875912 gene encoding uncharacterized protein LOC114875912 isoform X4 yields the protein MSEKRISLGINVSILVILTIFGVLLSLPLRLLLNTNYGRNQTICENNTIEATENLTSIEPIVPLDHRRLKRCPKLPYEDRLKSVFRCDYDGNCTYVSLAKDDLKEINKQKTIEEGEITSKVSKEVIDENLSDNTEESVKDHRMKSVPVAGHILVTMLLISAIAALVEVLRIRFARDKSRKQKLSFRNITKPHKKDTSRTRAHMLH from the exons ATGTCAGAGAAACGCATTTCATTGGGCATCAACGTCAGCATCCTTGTGATTCTAACGATATTCGGAGTGCTACTGTCTTTGCCACTGCGATTGTTGTTGAACACCAACTACGGTAGAAATCAGACTATCTGTGAGAATAATACGATAGAGGCAACGGAAAATTTAACGAGTATCGAGCCAATAGTTCCATTGGATCATCGAAGATTGAAACGTTGCCCGAAATTGCCGTACGAGGATCGTTTGAAGTCGGTTTTTCGTTGCGATTACGATGGAAACTGTACCTACGTTTCTCTCGCGAAGGATGATTTAAAGGAAATTAATAAACAGAAGACGATCGAGGAAGGCGAGATAACTTCGAAGGTCTCGAAGGAGGTTATCGATGAAAATTTATCGGATAACACGGAGGAAAGTGTGAAAGATCATCGAATGAAATCGGTCCCGGTTGCTGGACACATTCTCGTGACGATGCTTCTAATTTCAGCGATCGCTGCTCTCGTTGAAGTGCTCAGAATACGTTTCGCTAGAGACAAG TCAAGAAAACAGAAACTATCGTTTCGCAATATTACTAAACCACACAAAAAAGACACTTCTAGAACTAGAGCCCACATGTTACATTAA
- the LOC114875905 gene encoding uncharacterized protein LOC114875905 isoform X2, with translation MKAQLTRCIHEISRNLDFRERESMSLSKADRTSPGSKSQHNFSEKIGHEQEDRGDTGEHVSIGRREERDRHDDRSCSGVKRIVQFQRNVPTRPGSRSIPICWRKDGTRYAALLLANQTT, from the exons ATGAAGGCACAATTAACTCGGTGCATCCACGAGATTTCCCGAAATCTGGATTTTCGCGAGAG AGAATCGATGTCACTGAGCAAAGCTGATCGTACAAGTCCCGGAAGCAAGAGCCAGCACAATTTCAGCGAGAAAATAGGACACGAACAAGAGGATCGAGGCGACACGGGCGAACATGTATCCATAGGCAGGAGAGAGGAACGAGATCGACACGACGATCGATCCTGTAGCGGGGTCAAACGGATAGTGCAATTTCAACGTAATGTTCCTACACGACCGGGATCACGATCGATACCGATTTGCTGGAGGAAAGATGGCACGAGATACGCGGCGCTGCTCTTGGCGAATCAAACAACATAG
- the LOC114875905 gene encoding uncharacterized protein LOC114875905 isoform X1: protein MKAQLTRCIHEISRNLDFRESRESMSLSKADRTSPGSKSQHNFSEKIGHEQEDRGDTGEHVSIGRREERDRHDDRSCSGVKRIVQFQRNVPTRPGSRSIPICWRKDGTRYAALLLANQTT from the exons ATGAAGGCACAATTAACTCGGTGCATCCACGAGATTTCCCGAAATCTGGATTTTCGCGAGAG CAGAGAATCGATGTCACTGAGCAAAGCTGATCGTACAAGTCCCGGAAGCAAGAGCCAGCACAATTTCAGCGAGAAAATAGGACACGAACAAGAGGATCGAGGCGACACGGGCGAACATGTATCCATAGGCAGGAGAGAGGAACGAGATCGACACGACGATCGATCCTGTAGCGGGGTCAAACGGATAGTGCAATTTCAACGTAATGTTCCTACACGACCGGGATCACGATCGATACCGATTTGCTGGAGGAAAGATGGCACGAGATACGCGGCGCTGCTCTTGGCGAATCAAACAACATAG